A genomic window from Solanum stenotomum isolate F172 chromosome 10, ASM1918654v1, whole genome shotgun sequence includes:
- the LOC125841242 gene encoding acylsugar acyltransferase 3-like has translation MAASRLVSLAEKIIKPNCPTPFSLGRYNLSINDQIMVPVFNSIAAFYPFPSKTPQQVSNIIEKSLSKVLSSYYPFAGTLRDNTFVDCNDRGAKFTNVRYDFPISEVVNLPDTSPEYLPFPKGIPGGLTLNEENLLFVQLSHFNCGGLAIGASLSHKISDGCTFANFISDWASIGRDDENANIPSPQMIGSSIFSPSTDFIHTDTTMVDEIIHNQPSGRKRYLFSNSKLEMLKSQVTSETGVQNPTRLDVLSALIYKCAATAARANSSSFKPSLLALAVNLRPILDPPLPTRAIGNMVSYIKVVTMSEDEMTIGRVVREIRKGKDEVKKEDHVKENKLVALRSELPSIIKEFELYKVGSMCNYPLDNLDFGWGKPSRVTLPVIGIGNNFIFIDSPSGDGIEAIVALPEKDVTQFENSKELLQFASPLS, from the coding sequence ATGGCAGCATCAAGACTTGTATCTTTGGCTGAAAAGATTATTAAGCCTAATTGTCCTACCCCTTTTTCACTTGGGCGTTACAATCTTTCTATAAATGATCAAATCATGGTTCCAGTCTTCAATTCAATTGCAGCCTTTTATCCTTTCCCCTCTAAAACACCACAACAAGTATCCAACATTATTGAAAAATCACTATCCAAAGTTTTGTCCTCTTACTATCCATTTGCTGGAACACTAAGAGATAACACTTTTGTCGATTGCAACGACAGGGGAGCCAAATTTACCAACGTTCGATACGATTTTCCAATATCTGAAGTCGTCAATCTTCCAGACACTAGCCCTGAATATCTACCTTTTCCTAAAGGTATACCTGGCGGTTTAACTCTAAATGAGGAAAATTTACTTTTTGTTCAATTAAGCCATTTTAATTGTGGGGGATTAGCTATAGGTGCTAGCCTATCACACAAAATTTCTGATGGATGCACATTCGCCAATTTCATTAGTGATTGGGCTTCCATAGGCCGTGATGATGAGAACGCGAATATACCTTCCCCTCAAATGATCGGATCGTCTATTTTTTCACCATCCACTGATTTTATTCACACCGATACTACTATGGTTGATGAAATAATTCACAATCAACCCAGTGGTAGAAAAAGGTACCTATTTTCCAATTCGAAACTTGAGATGCTGAAAAGTCAAGTGACATCAGAAACAGGAGTGCAAAATCCTACCCGACTTGATGTGTTGTCTGCACTAATTTATAAGTGCGCTGCAACAGCAGCTCGAGCAAACTCGAGCTCCTTTAAACCATCCTTGTTGGCACTAGCTGTGAATTTACGTCCAATATTGGATCCACCACTACCAACACGGGCAATAGGGAATATGGTTAGTTATATCAAAGTAGTAACAATGAGTGAGGATGAAATGACAATCGGCAGAGTGGTTCGCGAGATAAGGAAAGGTAAAGATGAAGTGAAGAAGGAGGACCATGTGAAGGAGAACAAGCTAGTGGCGCTTCGATCTGAGTTGCCATCGATCATTAAAGAATTTGAATTGTATAAAGTTGGCAGTATGTGCAATTACCCATTGGAtaatttggattttggatgggGAAAACCAAGCAGGGTAACGCTTCCAGTAATTGGGATTGGAAACAACTTCATTTTTATCGATAGTCCCAGTGGAGATGGGATTGAGGCAATTGTTGCATTACCTGAAAAAGACGTGACTCAATTTGAAAATAGCAAAGAGCTCCTCCAGTTTGCTTCTCCGTTATCATGA